Genomic DNA from Solanum pennellii chromosome 3, SPENNV200:
GCCGAATTAAGAGTCCTTTAACAATGAAGATACATATTTTACATATCAAAGTTGGTGTATTATGCTGTTAATATTGTTTTTCCTAAAGACACGCTCACTTGATTTTCACAACAATATTTGCTTATGAAATCTTTTCTCGCatagattttttattattattgtataagATTTATTTTACACTATCAAGGAACTTTCATAGTGTTATCGTGATTCATTTATGCAATAGATCCTGATATGACACattctaataatgaaaaaagtaTAGTGAAAATATTAGTTGATTCATAATGAGTGTTGCAGAAAGAAATTATCTTAAAGAAGATAACTACTCAACAAATATGGTAAGAAAAGTGAAGAACAACAGGGTTATACAAACAAACACaacaaaatgatgaaatgaaaaaaaatgaacgATAAATATTAgagaaagaagaatgaaaaCTAGTCACTTTGCAAAAGTCAATAAAGTTTACCAACTTACGCGGTCAAAAAAGTGCTAAACTTAGTAAgtaacattaaatatttaccTATTCAAATTAAATTGAGATTTTTACTATAGTTGATTCACTTATAATgcttcttttcagtatttaacTAAAGTTAAATTTTGCAGTTGATTAACATTAATGAacatgaaaagtttgaatttttattgtcTTAATTCATTGAAACATatctattcaaatttttatttaaattatatttgattttgactttGACTTTGACTTTgactataaaatttaaaaaattattgtgcataattggtattttttttaattatcttcaTAATATCAAACCACAATTGGCAATTTTATaatgtgttttaaaatatttacctTTTTAGCTTAAAATGCCAGATATCTTTACCTATTTTCAATCACATGATTTggtgataaatttattatatagaaatttttgatgtatatatatagtgcCTCTATATTCAATTTATCACAAGTgtcatttcttcttcttcttcttcaagcaaaaaaaaaaaaaaaattcgtcCTTAGataaacttttattttgttgttttctaaaattttagcAATGGCGAGCAAGAAGACAAGAGTGCGACAAACATTtccaatttcaaaaatagaaaatcaacGTATTAGCGATGTAACATTTTTCAACCGTCGCTCGAGTCTATACAGAATGGCAAACGAACTTGTTGATTTCTGTGATGTTGATATTGGAATAGTACTATTTTCACCATCAAACAACCCTTTCTCCTTTTTTCACCCAACAAGTGAAGCAGTCATTGAACGTTTTTTGAATCCTGATTCACAATTAAGTGAAGAAACTCGTCTAGATGCGGATCAAGCACGAAATAAGGTGAATCAACTCAACAATCACCTAGATGCTATGGAGAAAAGAATTGAGCAAATAGAAGAAACTGAATATGCTCAAACACTACTTCAACTTAGTCAAACGGAAGAAAATGGCGAAAGAAGTAAATGGAAATCGATTGATCAATTAAATGCAAATGAAATACCAACATTTGAAGCATGGTTAAGAACCACAGTCTCTAAAATGAATTATCGTTTGGAGAAGATAGGAAAATGAGGcttcatctttgaaaaatgcACCTGGAACTTCATAAGTGATATCACCCAAGTTATTatcatttcaaattaatattattttagaattttgcaatatgctttattttatgttttgttgtagTTTGTTTCAGTAATGCTATAAGTATGTATTTTGTTATGATTTtctatattaatatatgttttttctaaaaatgcTTTAGCATACCTTTTCTCCTTTTGTATATTAGTtgttttttgatttaaaatattaaagaaaggGATGGATGagaataaaagatgaaatagGAATGAGgtcatttttttatcaaatttttgtatttttagttaaatttctcaaaatttaaacttttgtaaagaaaaatttttggtaaataaaataattctttatTGAATGGGTAGTACAAAACATAAATCTCAATTACTAAGTTTATAgaatttcaaatatcaaatgattaaaaaaatgattataaaattCTTAAGAATAGTATTATATAatggaatatattttttttaaaaaatcttaaattcatATCTATCTTAATAAGATTAAGTTTAAAGTATTATTAGAGTATACAGTTTTTTACATTATTAGgtaattttaaatgaaatatataacattttttaaaaatattattatgcttagatttttgtaaaagaaaagttaaaaaacattaatgaacttgaaaagttttatttacattattagttaattttgaaatgaaaaatataacattttttaaaaatatttttatgcttagatttttcttaaaagaaaagttaaaaaacATTAGTGGacatgaaaagtttgaatttttgattGTCTTAATGCATTGAAACATATCTATTcaaacttttatttaaattatatttaattttgactttgactttgactataaaatttaaaaaactattgtgcataattgattatttttttaattatattcataCTATCTAACCACAATTGGCAAggtaataatgtattttaaaatatttacctTTTTAGCTTAAAATGTCatatatatttaactattttcaATCACATGATTTGATAGTAGTATAGaagttttttatgtatatatatagtgtcTCTATATTCTATTTCTCACAAGtgtcctttcttcttcttcttcttcacgcaaaaaaaaataaaatacaaattcgTCCTTAGATAAACTTTTGGTTTATTCTTGTTCCTTAAAATTTAGCAATGGAGAGCAAGAAGACAAGAGTGCGACAAACATTtccaatttcaaaaatagaaaatcaacGTACTAGTGATGTAGCATTTTTCAACCGTTGCTCGAGTCTATACAGAATGGCAAACGAACTTGTTGATTTCTGTGATGTTGATATTGGAATAGTACTATTTTCACCTACAAACAAccctttcttctttttccaCCCAACAAGTGAAGCAATAATTGAACGTTTTTTGAATCTCAATTCACAATTAAGTGAAAAAACTCGCATAGATGCAGATCAAGCACGAAATAAGGTGAATCAACTCAACAATCGCCTAGATGCTATGGAGAAAAGGATTGAGCAAATAGAAGAAATTGAATATGCTCAAACACTAGTTCAACTTagtcaaatgaaataaaatggcGAAAGAAGTAAGTGGAAATTGATTGATCAATTAAATGCAAATGAAATACCAGCATTTGATGCATGGTTAAGAACCACcatatctaaaataaattatcgtTTGGAAAAGTTGAAAAATACACCTGAAACTTCATAAGTGATATCACCCCAAGTTATTatcatttcaaattaatattattttagaattttgcaatatgttttttttaatgttttgttttagtttgtttcagTAATGCTACAAGTAtgtattttgttatgtttttctatattaacatatgttttttttctaaaaatgctTTCGTATaacttttctcctttttatattaattgttttctagtttaaaatattaaagaaaggGATGGATGCGAATAAAAGATGAACATTATAGaaatgaaatcattttttaccagatttttatttttttattatttctcgaaatttaaacttttgtaaagaaaaattcttgataaataaaataattctctaTTGAATGGTAGTACAAAACATAAATCTCAATTACTAAATCTACAGAATTTTGAATATCAAATGATTAACAAAATGATTATAAAATTCTTAAGAATATCTTGTTATTAGTATTATAAAATGgaatatattttcttctaaaaatttct
This window encodes:
- the LOC107013134 gene encoding agamous-like MADS-box protein AGL61 — translated: MASKKTRVRQTFPISKIENQRISDVTFFNRRSSLYRMANELVDFCDVDIGIVLFSPSNNPFSFFHPTSEAVIERFLNPDSQLSEETRLDADQARNKVNQLNNHLDAMEKRIEQIEETEYAQTLLQLSQTEENGERSKWKSIDQLNANEIPTFEAWLRTTVSKMNYRLEKIGK